In the genome of Streptomyces violaceoruber, the window CCCGGAAGGCGAGCAGGCCGGGCACGTACGGGAAGGAGATCCGGCCGACGGCCGTGGCCTCGGCGACCACGGCGAGGGTCCCGGCGTCCAGTACGACGGCCGCCGCCGCGACGACGTCGCGTTCGTCGTCGTAGGCGACGTCCACGCCGGTCACCCGGCCGGTGCCGGGGGGCGGGCCGGGCTCGTCGAGCACCACGCGGGCGCGCAGTTCGTCCTGGACCGCCCGGGCCCGTTCCTCGGTCGCGGGCCAGCCGGCGGGGATCTGCACGCTCACGGTCGTCATGGTGGCCGCAAGCCTACGGGAGCCCGAGTAGGCTCGCGATCATGTTCGTACTGGAGCTGTCCTACACCGCCCCGCTCGAAGCCGTCGACGCGCTGCTGCCCGACCACGTGGCCTGGCTCGACGGACTGTACGAGCAGGGCGTGTTCCTGGCGTCCGGGCGCAAGGAGCCCCGCGAGGGCGGGGTGATCCTCGCCGTCGCGGGGGACCGTGCGCGGATCGAGGAGATCACCGCGGGCGACCCGTTCGTCAGGGCCGGTGTGTGCGCGTACCGCGTCACCGAGTTCGTCGCCACGAAGACGGCGCCCGGACTGGAGCGCTACCGGGAGACGCTCGGGTAGCGGCGCGGCTCACTTGCCCAGTGCCTGGCGCAGCTCGCCCTTGTTCATGTTCGAACGACCGTGGACGTCACGGCGCTTGGCCTCCTGGTACAGCTGGTCGTAGGTGGGCCCCTGGGGTCCCTGACGGTTCCCGGACCGCTGGCCGCCGCGCTTGCTCGGCGACTTGTCCTGTGTCGAGGTGCGGCTGGCGGTCTTCGACTCGCCGGACTGCGCGCGTTCCTTGTTCACCGTCCGCGCCGCGATCTCCTCGGCGCGGCCGGTGCTCTCGCCGCGGTCCTTCGCGCTCTTCTTGATGTGCTCGTACTGCCGCTCCCGCTTGGGGCTGGAACCGCTCGGCATGTCCGCTCACTTCCTCTCACGTTCAGCGAACGGTTACCCACGTTACGGACAATCACCCCGGCCCGCCCGGTGTCAGCGCTCCAGCCGGGCGACCCGGCCCTGCTCGCCCGCGGCCCAACAGCCCAGGTCCGGGGTGCAGTCCACGGTGTCGTAGGAGCCGGTGTCGACCGTCCGCCAGGTGCGGCCGCCGTCCGTGGTGAGGTCGGTGCCGGTGGGACCGACGGCGAGGGCGGCGGAGCGGCTGTGCGGGAGCCAGGCGACGCCGGAGCGGTAGGCGGGCGGAGGCCGGTCGGCGGGCCGCCAGCTGCGGCCGGCGTCGGAGGACCGGGCGGCGGCCCGCGGGGAGGCCTGCCCGGGGCGGTAGTCGCCGCCCACGGCGAGACCGTGGGCGGCGTCGCGGAAGGCGAGGGCGAAGACACCGCGGGCCGGGTCGCCGGCCGGGACCGGGGCGTCGGTGGCCGTCCAGGTGCGCCCGCGGTCGGCGGAGTGCAGCACGCGCGCGCGTGCGGCCCCGCCGGTGGCCAGCCACACATCGCTCGGCCCGGCGGAGACCAGGCACTGGCCGCTCGCCGCGAACCCGGCCTCGCCCTGCTGCGCGGCCGGCATTCCCGCGTCGGGCAGCACCTTCCAGGAGCGGCCCCCGTCGCCGGTCGACAGGATGCGGAACTTCCCGTCCACCGGGTCGCTCATGGCGAGGCCGTGACGGCGGTCGAAGAAGGTCAGGCAGTCGTAGAAGGCCCGGGCGTCGGTGTTGCGGAAGGACTCGGTCCAGGTCGCCCCGCCGTCGTCGGTGCGGTAGATCCGGGACGCCTCGCCCTCGCCGATGGCCAGGACCACGGCCCGGCGGGCGTCGAAGGCCTCGATGTCCCGGAACTCCAGCTCACCTGCGCCCGGCGGGGAGACGTCGCGCCAGGTGTCGCCGCCGTCGGTGGTGCGCAGGACCGTCCCCCCGGTGCCGGCCACCCAGGCGGTGTGCCGGCTGACGGCGGCGAGCCCCCGGAACCGGACGTCGAAGACGCCGGTGTCCTGCACGTCCCACTGCGGCCGCTGGTGCGCCTGGGCGGGTACGGCGGTCAGCGCGGCCAGCGCCGCCGCGCAGACCGCCCCGGCGAGCGCCACCCGCCCCGTACGTCTGCCGCCGGCTCGAACGGGCCGTCCCATGCGTCGCGTGCTTCCCAAGCGCCTCATGGCGGGCGAAGCTAGCCCACGGCCCGCGCGCCGTCCAGAGGGCCGCGACCGCTCGCGCTCGCGGTGCGGGCGCGCCGCAAGTGCCCTGCGGAGCACGAGAGGAGAGGCGTGTCACTCCTGGGAGCTCCCGGGCATGAACGCGGTGACAGAGGTCACTCGCTCGTCGTGTGCACGGATGGGCTGATTCCGACGTCTCTTCCAGTGCCCGGCCCGCACCACCCGCGAAGCCCGTCCAGTCGTCACGAGGGAGCAAGGCGTTGTCCACCGTCATCGAGCAGTCCGTCGAGGCGCGTCTCGTCGCCGCCGCGCCGCGTATGCCGAGCATTCCCGCCACCCTGCACTACGACCGCGCCGACCCGTTCGCCGTCCGCATGACCTTCCCGGCCCCGGCCACCCTCGAGGGCGTGGAGGTCTGCTGGACCTTCTCCCGCGAGCTGCTCATCGCCGGGATGCAGGAGCCGAACGGCCACGGCGACGTCCGGGTGCGCCCGTACGCGTACGACCGCACCGTCCTGGAGTTCCACGCGCCCGAGGGCACCGCGGTGATCCACGTCCGCTCGGGCGAGCTGCGCCGGTTCCTCCAGGCCGCCGGCGAGCTGGTGCCGGTGGGTCTCGAGCACCTCCAGCTGGACCTGGACCACGACCTGGCGGAGCTGATGCGCGGGAGCTGCTGACCGGCTCCCGCCTCCCCCGCTCCCGGCTTCCGGCTCCCGCGGTGACGGACGCCGCTCAGCCGCGCGCGGACGCCGGTGCCCGCGCGCCCTCGTCGCTCACCGCGTCCCACACCTCGCTCACGACCTTCCGCATGCCGGGTGCCGCGCTCGCGCACCGCCGGGCCAGTTCCGTGATCCGGTCCTGTGCGCGCACTCCGGTCACCGTGCCTTCCGGGACACCCAGTCCGGCGGCGGCCGCCAGTGCGGCCAGGGCCGCGTCCCGCTCGGAGACCTCCCCGGCCGGCTGCGGGCCCCGGAGGACACGGCGTGCCTCCTCGCGCAGCGCCCGCGCCGCGGCGCCCCGCGCGAGCACGTACTCCACGGACGGGAACACGCCGAGCACGCGCTTCTTCTCCGCCCGCAGGTACCCCTCGGCCACCAGTTGCTCCCGCACGGCGTCGAAGGTGACCCGGGCGTGCAGCCGCACCCAGGTGCGCCACCGGTGCGGCAGCGACTCGCGGACGAGTTCAAGGAGGCCGTCGAGGACCGCGTCCCCGGTGCGGGAGTCCAGGTCGGCGGGGGTCGCGATGCCCTCGTCGTCGGTGAGCAGCCCGCGCTGGGCCAGTTCGGTGAGCGCACCGGCGCGCACCAGGTGGTGGACGCGGGCGGTCTCGGCCGCAGAGGACCGCTCGGGGTCCCAGGCCAGCAGGCAGAGCCGGGCGGGCAGTGAGAGCGAGCCGTTGGGCACGGGGGCCTCCTCGGGTTCCGCGTAAATGCGTTGACAGGCCAACCGGGTCGTATCTAGGTTCGACATCGCTTCTGTTGCCGCCGATTGGAGAAGGACGTTGCTCGTCTGAGGTCCTGAGACACCGCGTCCCACGTATCCCACGTGGGTACATCGCGTGCGACCTCGGCGTTCGAGCCGTCCCAGCCTCTGACGGAGCAGGGCTTCCTTCGTGCTCTCCCCTCGTCCGACGGCGGTCACCCGCTTCCGGTGTCTCGATACGCGTTTGCCCCTGACCGCTTCGAGCAACCGCGGAGACCCGTATGTCTACTTCCCCCACTTCTCTCACCTGTACGTCCCTGTCCTTCGCCTGGCCCGACGGCACGGAGGTCTTCGACGGACTCGACGTCGCCTTCGGCCCCGGCAGGACCGGCCTCGTCGGCCTCAACGGCGCCGGGAAGTCCACCCTGTTGAAGCTGATCGCCGGACGGCTCACCCCGGCCGACGGCACCGTCCGGGTGGCCGGCCAGGTGGGCTACCTGCCGCAGAACGTCACGCTCGACACCGCGCTGCGGGTCGACGAGGCGCTCGGCATCGACGGCCGGCGGGCCGCGCTGCACGCCATCGAGGCGGGTGACGTGCGCGAGGAGCACTTCGAGACCGTCGGCGACGACTGGGACGTCGAGGAACGCGCGCTGGCCACGCTCGGCGAGCTGGGCCTGGGCCACATCGGCCTCGACCGCACCGTCGGCGAGGTGTCCGGCGGCGAGTCGGTGCTGCTGCGGCTGGCCGCGCTGCTGCTGCGCCGGCCCGACGTGCTGCTCCTGGACGAGCCCACCAACAACCTCGACGTGTACGCCCGCAGACGGCTGTACGCGGCCGTCGAGTCCTGGCCTGGGGTGATGGTCGTGGTCAGCCACGACCGCGAGCTGCTGGACCGGGTCGACCAGATCGCCGACCTGCGGGCCGGCTCGGTCACCTGGTACGGCGGCAACCTCACGGCGTACGAGGAGGCGCTGGCCGTGGAGCAGGAGGCGGCCGAGCGCATGGTGCGGGTCGCCGAGTCGGACCTGCGCAGGCAGAAGCGCGAACTGGCCGACGCCCAGGTCGTCCTGGCCCGGCGCAGGCGCTACGGGCAGAAGATGTACGACACCAAGCGCGAGCCCCGTGCGGTGATGAAGCTGCGGGCCCGGACGGCCCAGCAGTCGGCCGGCAAGTACCGCATCATGCACGAGGAGAAGCTCGCCGGGGCGAAGGAGCGGCTCGACGACGCGGTGGAGGCCGTGCGGGACGACGACGAGATCCGCGTCGACCTGCCGTACACGGCCGTACCGCCGGGCCGGACCGTGCTGACCCTGCGGGCGCTGGAGCTGGCGTACGGCGCCCGGGTGGCGGGCGGTCTCGATCTGCACGGTCCGGAACGGATCGCGCTGCTGGGGCGCAACGGCGCGGGCAAGACCACGCTGCTGCGCACCGTCGCCGGGGAGCTGGCGCCGGTGGCGGGCGAGGCGACGGCGCACGTGCCGCTGCGGTTCCTGCCACAGCGTCTGGACGTCCTGGACGACGGCCTGACCGTCGCGGAGAACGTGGCCCGGTTCGCGCCCGGCGCCACCAACAACCGGATCCGGGCCCTGCTGGCGCGCTTCCTGTTCCGGGGCGCCCGCGCCGACCAGCAGGCGGCCACGCTGTCCGGCGGCGAACGCTTCCGGGCGGCGCTGGCGGCGCTGATGCTGGCCGAGCCCGCGCCGCAGCTGCTGATGCTGGACGAGCCGACCAACAACCTGGACATGGCGAGCGTGCGGCAGCTCACCGGCGCGCTGGAGGCGTACGAGGGGGCGCTGCTCGTGGCCAGCCACGACCTGCCGTTCCTGGAGTCGCTGGGCATCACGCGCTGGCTGCTGCTGGAGGAGGGAGAACTGCGGGAAATCACGCCGGAAGCTGTCGGGTATTCCGCCTAGCGTCCGCTGGATGAGCGAGTTCATCAGCATCACCGGGGCCAGGGAGAACAACCTCCAGGACGTCACGCTCCGCATCCCGAAGGGCCGGCTGACCGTCTTCACCGGCGTCTCGGGGTCGGGGAAGTCGTCGGTCGTGTTCGACACCATCGCGGTGGAGTCGCGGCGCCAGCTGAACGAGACGTTCACCTGGTTCGTGCGCAACCGGCTGCCCAAGTACGAGCGGCCGCACGCGGACGCCCTGGAGGGCCTGACCCCCGCGATCGTCGTCGACCAGCGGCCGGTCGGCGGCCACTCCCGCTCCACGGTCGGCACGATGACCGACATCCACTCGGTGCTGCGGGTGCTGTTCTCCCGGCACGGCACCCCCGGCGCGGGAGGGGCGACGGCGTACTCGTTCAACGACCCGTCGGGCATGTGCCCCGGCTGCGACGGCCTGGGCCGCCGGGTGCAGCCCGACTGGGACCGGATCCTGGACCCGGCCAGGTCGCTGGCGGACGGGGCGGTCCGTTTCCCGCCGTTCGCGGCCGGGACCTGGCAGGGGCAGACCTACACCAACACCGAGGAGCTGGACACCGGCAAGCCGGTCGGCGACTTCACGGCGGCCGAGCGCGCCTTCCTGATGCGCGGGCGGCCCGGCAGCAAGGTCACCGTGAGCGGCTCGGGCGGGACGTGGAGCACCGAGTACGAGGGGCTCGCCGACCGGTTCGAACGGCTGTACCTCAAGCGGGACCTGTCCGGCATGAGCGAGCGGACCCGGGATCTCGTGCGCGGCTTCCTGGTCGAGGCCCGCTGCCCCGACTGCGGCGGGGCCCGGCTGAACGCGGCCGCGCTCGCCTCCCGGATCGACGGGCACTCCATCGCCGACTGCTCGCGGATGCAGATCACCGACCTGATCGCCGTACTGAGGGGGATCGACGACCCGGTGGCCCTGCCCGTCGCCGGCGCCGCGGTGGCCGCGCTGGAGCGGGTGGAGGCGATCGGGCTCGGCTATCTCAGCCTGGACCGGGAGACCGCCACGCTGTCCGGCGGCGAGGGGCAGCGGCTGAAGACCGTGCGGCACCTCGGTTCCAGCCTGACCGGGATGACGTACATCTTCGACGAGCCAAGCGTCGGACTGCACCCGCGTGACGTCGGGCGCCTCGGCGACCTGCTGCTGCGGCTGCGCGACAAGGGCAACACCGTGCTGGTGGTCGAGCACGACCCGGACGTCATCGCGCTGGCCGACCACGTCGTCGACATGGGCCCGCGGGCCGGTGCCGACGGCGGCCGGGTGGTGTTCGAGGGGACGCCGGCCGGGCTGGCCGCGTCGGACACGCTCACCGGGCGGTGCCTGGGGCGGCGTACGGCGGTGAAGGACACGGTGCGGGCGCCCACCGGCGAGCTGTGGGTCAAGGGCGCCGAGCGGCACAACCTGCGGGAGGTGACGGTGGCGTTCCCCACCGGGGTGCTCACCGCGGTCACCGGGGTCGCCGGGTCGGGCAAGAGCACGCTGGTCGCGGAGCTGACCGGGGCCCATCCGGACGCCGTGGTCGTCGACCAGTCGGCCATCGGCATCTCCGCCCGCTCCACCCCGGCGACGTATCTCGGGATCATGGACACGGTGCGGAAGGTCTTCGCGCGGCAGACCGGTGCCGAGCCGGGCTTCTTCAGCTTCAACTCGGCGGGGGCCTGCGGCACCTGCGAGGGGCGCGGGATCATCCACACCGACCTCGCCTTCATGGACCCGGTCACGACCGCCTGCCACGACTGCGAGGGGCGCCGCTTCCGGGAGGAGGTGCTGCGGCTGACGGTCGACGGCCGGTCGGTCGCCGACGTGCTCGCGATGACCGCCGGCCAGGCCCTCGGCTTCTTCTCCGACCCCGGCGTACGCCGTCGGCTGCGTGCCCTGCGCGACGTCGGCCTCACCTACCTCACCCTCGGGCAGCCGCTGTCCACGCTCTCCGGCGGCGAGCGGCAGCGGATCAAGCTGGCGACCCGGCTGCACCGCACGGGCGCGGTCTACGTCCTGGACGAGCCGACCACCGGTCTGCACATGTCGGACGTCGAGGGGCTGCTCGCCCTGCTTGACCGCCTCGTGGACGCCGGCAACACGGTCGTGGTCGTCGAGCACAACCTGGACGTGGTGGCGCACGCCGACCGGGTGATCGACCTCGGCCCGGACGGCGGGCGGGACGGAGGCCGGGTGATCTTCGAGGGCACCCCGCGCGAACTGCTCGCGGCCCGCCGCTCCAGCACCGCCGAGCATCTCAGGAGGGCTACGAGGCGCTGACGGGGGTTCCGCAGGCGCGGGCCGCCGCTGCATGATGGCGCGAACCGGCGCCGGGTCACGGCGCCGGACAGCCGACGTCGACACCCGCCGA includes:
- a CDS encoding YciI family protein, which gives rise to MFVLELSYTAPLEAVDALLPDHVAWLDGLYEQGVFLASGRKEPREGGVILAVAGDRARIEEITAGDPFVRAGVCAYRVTEFVATKTAPGLERYRETLG
- a CDS encoding WD40/YVTN/BNR-like repeat-containing protein: MGRPVRAGGRRTGRVALAGAVCAAALAALTAVPAQAHQRPQWDVQDTGVFDVRFRGLAAVSRHTAWVAGTGGTVLRTTDGGDTWRDVSPPGAGELEFRDIEAFDARRAVVLAIGEGEASRIYRTDDGGATWTESFRNTDARAFYDCLTFFDRRHGLAMSDPVDGKFRILSTGDGGRSWKVLPDAGMPAAQQGEAGFAASGQCLVSAGPSDVWLATGGAARARVLHSADRGRTWTATDAPVPAGDPARGVFALAFRDAAHGLAVGGDYRPGQASPRAAARSSDAGRSWRPADRPPPAYRSGVAWLPHSRSAALAVGPTGTDLTTDGGRTWRTVDTGSYDTVDCTPDLGCWAAGEQGRVARLER
- the ssgD gene encoding spore wall synthesis regulator SsgD, giving the protein MSTVIEQSVEARLVAAAPRMPSIPATLHYDRADPFAVRMTFPAPATLEGVEVCWTFSRELLIAGMQEPNGHGDVRVRPYAYDRTVLEFHAPEGTAVIHVRSGELRRFLQAAGELVPVGLEHLQLDLDHDLAELMRGSC
- a CDS encoding GOLPH3/VPS74 family protein; protein product: MPNGSLSLPARLCLLAWDPERSSAAETARVHHLVRAGALTELAQRGLLTDDEGIATPADLDSRTGDAVLDGLLELVRESLPHRWRTWVRLHARVTFDAVREQLVAEGYLRAEKKRVLGVFPSVEYVLARGAAARALREEARRVLRGPQPAGEVSERDAALAALAAAAGLGVPEGTVTGVRAQDRITELARRCASAAPGMRKVVSEVWDAVSDEGARAPASARG
- a CDS encoding ABC-F family ATP-binding cassette domain-containing protein; translation: MSTSPTSLTCTSLSFAWPDGTEVFDGLDVAFGPGRTGLVGLNGAGKSTLLKLIAGRLTPADGTVRVAGQVGYLPQNVTLDTALRVDEALGIDGRRAALHAIEAGDVREEHFETVGDDWDVEERALATLGELGLGHIGLDRTVGEVSGGESVLLRLAALLLRRPDVLLLDEPTNNLDVYARRRLYAAVESWPGVMVVVSHDRELLDRVDQIADLRAGSVTWYGGNLTAYEEALAVEQEAAERMVRVAESDLRRQKRELADAQVVLARRRRYGQKMYDTKREPRAVMKLRARTAQQSAGKYRIMHEEKLAGAKERLDDAVEAVRDDDEIRVDLPYTAVPPGRTVLTLRALELAYGARVAGGLDLHGPERIALLGRNGAGKTTLLRTVAGELAPVAGEATAHVPLRFLPQRLDVLDDGLTVAENVARFAPGATNNRIRALLARFLFRGARADQQAATLSGGERFRAALAALMLAEPAPQLLMLDEPTNNLDMASVRQLTGALEAYEGALLVASHDLPFLESLGITRWLLLEEGELREITPEAVGYSA
- a CDS encoding excinuclease ABC subunit UvrA, whose product is MSEFISITGARENNLQDVTLRIPKGRLTVFTGVSGSGKSSVVFDTIAVESRRQLNETFTWFVRNRLPKYERPHADALEGLTPAIVVDQRPVGGHSRSTVGTMTDIHSVLRVLFSRHGTPGAGGATAYSFNDPSGMCPGCDGLGRRVQPDWDRILDPARSLADGAVRFPPFAAGTWQGQTYTNTEELDTGKPVGDFTAAERAFLMRGRPGSKVTVSGSGGTWSTEYEGLADRFERLYLKRDLSGMSERTRDLVRGFLVEARCPDCGGARLNAAALASRIDGHSIADCSRMQITDLIAVLRGIDDPVALPVAGAAVAALERVEAIGLGYLSLDRETATLSGGEGQRLKTVRHLGSSLTGMTYIFDEPSVGLHPRDVGRLGDLLLRLRDKGNTVLVVEHDPDVIALADHVVDMGPRAGADGGRVVFEGTPAGLAASDTLTGRCLGRRTAVKDTVRAPTGELWVKGAERHNLREVTVAFPTGVLTAVTGVAGSGKSTLVAELTGAHPDAVVVDQSAIGISARSTPATYLGIMDTVRKVFARQTGAEPGFFSFNSAGACGTCEGRGIIHTDLAFMDPVTTACHDCEGRRFREEVLRLTVDGRSVADVLAMTAGQALGFFSDPGVRRRLRALRDVGLTYLTLGQPLSTLSGGERQRIKLATRLHRTGAVYVLDEPTTGLHMSDVEGLLALLDRLVDAGNTVVVVEHNLDVVAHADRVIDLGPDGGRDGGRVIFEGTPRELLAARRSSTAEHLRRATRR